The window cattcaaattggaaaaagttcatcaatttgaaaaCGAAATCATTGATTGGAAAAAGATCATGAAtttaagaaaagaaaaaagaaacagaaaataaaaaagaaaaggaaCAAAACAGGGAaaacgtggggggggggggggagggcattTCCTATACATAGATAGAAATATATAACATGAAGTAGGTATTCACAAAACGAAGAGGTACCGTAGTGGTCAGTGTGCTTCATTCGGAAGGAAAAGATCCTTGTGGATTGCACTTGTCGGACCCCTTTTTTGAGTTTtttaaacagaagaaaaaacgtAGAATGGGCCGGCCTAGCGGGAGGTGCTTGAGCCCGTTGCAAATGGTCACTGAAGCGCCAAATAGGATGCATCATGCCGGTCATCCCGGTCGATTGAGGCCAGTTTAAGACGTATGTCTGGGACAGGTTTTTCTGACCGGCCATTGATCGGGCCATCCACCAACATACGAGAGGGGTCTTAGGCGTCCGAAAATAGATgctctaagagcatctacagccgcaTATGATAAATATGttatggctgcatgcatcgattgatgcagaggccggggtttTTCCTCCTTTTCCAGAAAATATATGACAAATATGAAATCTCAAAAGCACGCGGACGCGGCTGGGCGCGTCCGCGGGCAGTGACCGGGCAGCCCTCAAATTTACACAACTACATCCGGACATCTCATACTAGATTCTCAAATCCATACAAAAGCATGCAAAGTACAAAAAAACTACGTACTACGTAGATGATCTAGCTGCACCTCGTCGGAGATGTCGACAATCTCCGTGCCCGGCTCCGGGTACATGGGTAGCAACTGCAGCTCCAACGCCTCCGGCAGCTCCGCTCCAGCCTCCCCCTTCTCTATCTCCGCGTCAAATTCGGCGAAGAGCGCGTCGAacgccgcctgctcctgccggaGGAACTGCCTGTTGGCCTCCACATAGGCCTCATCCTGGATGGACTCCAGGATGGCCTGCTGCTCCGCCATCCGCCACCTCCATCGGCTCCGGTAGCTGCTCTCCCACCTCCTCCTCTGGCtactgctcctcctcctccttctctggctCCGCGATTCCGGAGGCAGCCCGAAAGCGATGCAGGCAGCCCGCCTCGCCTAGATCTCCTTCGCTATCTGCCTCcagcgctccggcgtcagcatagCGTACGTCATGATCTTGTGCCGGACCAATGGCGATGCCGGAGAATGTGGGAGAGCGGGGGAGAGGCGGCGGATGGGCTCGGGTGGCGACGCAGAGAGGGAGGAGGTGGATGAGCTAGGGTTGGGGGACGTTGGCAGGCTTAAATAGCCAGATTTGGCCTTGGGCGGCGAGCCGAAGCGCTGCCACGCGGCGATCACACTGCGGTGACGGAGAAGGCGTCCGTCGGACCGCTGGGTTTCCAAGCGATTCCGCGTGGGACCCCATCGTCAGTCCTACGTGGCGGGTGCGCCCGGTTGCGCCCATATCCGCCTCATATTTGAGCTGAATATGAGGGGTACCGGTCAGGCCGGGCGTTTGAGTCCCGTTTAGGGTGCCCGTCTGGGTCAAATTTTCGTAATCGGTAGTGACCGGGCGGGCCATCCGGACGTTTGACACTGATTTGGGGcacccggctgtagatgctctaacgcATAGCAACTTGATGGGACTTGTAAGCAGGAGCATGCTCCGACCATCTCAAGATTATGGGCCAGATCCGTGATATTATCCGTGCAACCCAGATCTCAAAACATGTGGCTGAAAGAAATTCTTGCTTTCAAACTATAGGAAGGGTGCAATTTCAAGACCAAGGAGACACGGCGCATCTTGCTTTAAACAGAAATCGGGAACTGTGGATCGCTGACCCCCTATTCAATTAGCACTCTGATCGATCTGGGTCCGTACCGGCCCCAACGCTTTTACTGAGAGCACTgcgatcgatctggatctggatCTGGGTCGTGTCTATTATATCTAGCTCTCTGGCACTGCTGGCGGGTCCAAGCACCACCACGACACACCATAAGCACGGATGCGTCACCCAGTTAATGACCAAAGGAGCAGCAGATGCACATCATTGTTGGAATCAACCACGGCAGACCAGTCCGGCACGAACTTGGTGCAATCATCCGAGTAGGTTTGGGTTAGCTAGCTTTGTACTAGTATAAATATAGCTGTACCTTATGCTTGTAATCAGATAAAATTAAAAGCAATAAAGTACAAAGGCACGTCACGGGCCTTTAGCCATCAACTCGTGTGTTCTCTGGTCTGTGTTTCCGGCGACTTGTACGTAGCCGCCAGCTGATTGCTAGTTTCAACTAGCTAGCTTTCCACCTACGTCTTCAAGCCAAGAATCGATCCACGTCCACGACTCCAACGGAAAGTACTCGTCTACGAGTAGTGCGACGTATATCGGGACCTAGTgccaacaattggtatcagagcaaggttggTCTTCTAGTAACGGAGGATCATGGCAGACGACGATAAGAACAAGCAACTGGCAGAATACTCCGGTGCGGCTAAAGTATTTGCTACTCCGGCGAGTTCGTCGTACCCACGATTTGATCGCGAGAACTTCGGGGTCTGGAAGGCCCTCATGGAGTGTGGTCTCCGCGCCAACGAGCTATGGGACGCGGTCGACCCAGGAGGCAACGCGTTCAAGAAGGAGGGAGCCGACCACCGGAAGGATCGGCAGGCGGCGTCGACGATTTACTCGGTGATGCCAATGGATGTCCTCCAACACCTGATCGCCAAAGAAACGGCGAAGGAAGCGTGGGATACCTTGAAGCTCATGTTCGAGGGACACACCCGCGTCAAGCAAGCCAATCTCCAAACTCTCCTAAGGAACTATGAGACTTTGGTCATGGGCGACAATGAGCCCGTGGATGCGTTCGCTTCACGGGTGGCTACTCTCGTCAATCGGATCCGCGCGCTTGGTGAAAACCTCACGGAGACCTCGGTTGTCCGGCGGTTCTTGCGCGCAGCCCCTCCCCGGTACCTGCAAATTGTCACGGCGATCGAGCAGTGCGTCGATCTCGAGACTCTCTCCATCGACGATCTCGTCGGATGCTACAAGGCTCACGACGAGCGTATGCGGTACAGTCTCGGGGATGGGAGGAACGATGAGAATGTCATGCTCACACGGGCTCAGTGGCTGGCGCTGGACTCAAGGAGAGGAGGCGAGGGCTCTAGCAGCAACACTCGCCAAGATCGTGCGCCAAAAGAACAAAGTAAGAAGAACGCCGGCGACGGCGCGCCGAAGAAGACGAAGTTCGACAAGCGCAAGATCAAGTGTCACAACTGTGGCATCATGGGGCACTTCAAGTCGGAGTGCAAGAAACCACCGAAGGAGAAAGCTCTCCTGGCCAAAGGAGGCGATGATGGAGACATGATGCTCATGGTCGAAGTATGCGAGCTAATGGACAAGGACAGTCCAGCTCCAAAGGCGCCGGCTACAGAGGTTGTCACGCTCATAGAGGAGGCAGTTTATCTTCACGTTAAGAAGAGGATGAACACGTCGAGGCACGTGTGGTACCTCGACACGGGCGCTAGCAACCACATGACCGGCGACAAGGACCAGTTTTCTGAGCTCAGTGTTTCGGTGGGAGGCACGGTTCGGTTCGGCGACGGACGGACCGTTGACATCGCAGGGCGAGGTACTGTCCTGTTTGAGTTGAAGAACGGCGGTCACAAGGTACTCACGGATGTGTACTATATTCCTAAGCTAAAGAGCAGCATCATAAGTCTTGGTCAGCTCGAGGAGCGTGGTTGCAAGATTGTGCTCGAAGATGGCTATCTATGGGGGTATGACCATCAGAGGATGCTAATTATGAAGGTGCAGAGGTCACCAAACAGGCTTTACGTCCTCAACTTAGATCGTGTGGATCCAGTATGTCTCTTGTCAAGCATGGACGACTCGGTATGGAAGTGGCACGCGCGCTACGGTCATCTAAATTTCCAGGCTCTTCGGCAACTTGGACAAAAGGAGATGGTACGTGGTCTACCGTGCATCAATCATGTTGACCAAGTGTGCGACGGTTGTCTCATTGGAAAACAAAGGCGAGCCCCGTTCCCAAGAGAGGGAAACTTTAGAGCGAGTAAAGCTCTTGAGTTGGTCCACGGAGACTTGTGCGGACCGATTACACCGGCCACCCCTGCCGGAAATAGATACTTCTTGCTCGTCGTCGACGACTTCAGCAGATTCATGTGGATCGTGTTGTTGAAGACAAAGGACCAAGCTTTGCAAGCCTTCAGGATAATAAAGATGGCGGCTGAAGTAGAATCTGAAGCCAAGCTGAAGGCCCTCCGTACCGATCGGGGGGGTGAGTTCAAGTCTCGTGCATTCACGGAATTTTGCGAAGCTCAAGGGATCAAGAGGTATCTTACGGCGCCATATTCACCGCAGCAAAACGGTGTTGTGGAACGGAGGAATCAGACTGTGGTAGCGATGGCACGAAGCATGCTGAAGAGTAAAGGCATGCCGGGCAAGTTTTGGGGTGAGGCGGTCAATACGGCCGTTTATTTGCTGAACCGGGCTCCAACCAAGAGTGTGGTTGGGATGACGCCGTACGAAGCATGGTACGGACACAAGCCCACGGTTGATCATCTTCGCACTTTCGGGTGTGTGGCGCATGTGAATACAGTGACCGGGCATACTAGCAAATTGGCAGATCGGAGTACTCCAATGGTGTTGGTTGGCTATGAAAAGGGAACAAAGGCATACCGTGCGTGCAACCCCTCGACCAATAAGGTGGTTGTGACGCGTGACGTGGTCTTTGAAGAAGCGAGGTCATGGAATTGGAACTCGACCGAGCCGGTATACCCGTCTTCCCATGAAATTTTCAACGTTGTTTACAATGATTACGAGCATGCAGACATTGGTGATCAACCGAAGACTTCAAGCATCGCGAGCGGCGCGGCAAAAAACGATGGCGCGAGGCACGCGCCAGAAGCAGTGGCGGCCGACGCGCACGAAGCTGCGTACGGCACGCCAGGCAGCAACGCACGCAGCGCCCCTGGTAGCGCTCGCTCAGCTGGCCAAAAGAACGTGTCAGAGGGGAGCGGCCCATCCAGTTGCCCAACTGATGGACCTGAAGATGGACTCGAGTCAGAGTCCAGAGAAGTCAGCCCAGGACGTAGCCCTCACATTGCGTCAAGAGGGCCAGAAGGCCACGTGCATGGGATTGTTGGTTCTCCTGTACGTACACCAATCTCACGTGGTTCACCTGGTGGACGTGTAGCCAGCCCAAGGGTGCTCCAATCGCCTGAAAACGGAAGTGTGGCAACTTCATATGATGATTCCTCGTCTTCGACTGTACAGGAGACAAGGGAACGTCCGCCGACACCAGTACGTCTTCGACCAGTGGTGGATTTATATCCAAAGGAAGTGCTTCCAAAAGTAAATCCTGTGAAAATTAAAGGAAGAGGACGGCGGTGTGTGCTTAGCGTCGAGGAACCGACGAAATTTGAAGATGCAAACACGGAGGAGTGTTGGCGTCGTGCTATGGACGAGGAGTTGGGATCGATCCAAGACAACAAAACATGGGAGCTCGTGGATCCACCCAACGACCATAAAATCATAGGGCTCAAGTGGGTGTACAAAGTCAAGAAAGATGCCGAAGGAAACTTGGTGAAGTATAAGGCAAGGCTCGTAGCCAAAGGATACGTGCAAGAGCAAGGTGTAGACTTCGAGGAAGTGTTCGCTCCTGTCACAAGGATGGAATCGGTGAGGCTAGTTATAGCTCTCGCGGCTCAAGAATCTTGGAAGCTACATCACATGGATGTAAAATCTGCTTTTTTGAACGGGGAGTTGAAAGAAGAAGTATATGTGAAGCAACCACCGGGTTACATCAAAAAAGGAGAGGAGCACGAGGTGTTGAAACTACACAAGGCATTGTACGGGCTATGCCAAGCTCCTCGGGCGTGGAACATCAAGCTTGATCGTACACTAGTTTCTCTTGGTTTTGAGAAAAGTCCACTGGAACATGCTATGTACAAGCGAGGTAAAGGCAAGGATCGTCTCCTAGTGGGCATCTATGTTGATGATCTCTTGATAACTGGAGCAGATGAGGAGGAGATTGCTAGATTCAAGCTACAAATGAAGGAGCTTTTCAAGATGAGTGATCTAGGGCTCTTGACTTACTATCTCGGGATCGAGGTACATCAAAAACCGGAGGGAATCACACTATGCCAGGAAGCATATGCAAAGAAGATTATTGAAAGCTGTAGCATGGAGGACTGCAATCCAAGTCATGTTCCAATGGAGCCTCGACTTAAACTTAGCAAGAAAAGCCAAGCACCCGTGGTTGATGCAACGGAGTATAGAAgtgtggttggaagcctaaggTATCTTGTGAATACACGACCAGACTTGGCATATTCCGTTGGCGTAGTGAGTCGCTTTATGGAAGCACCCACGACAGAACATTGGGCAGCTGTGAAACAAATACTCAGGTACATCAAAGGGACAACTAACTTCGGTTGTGTCTATTTGAGAGAGAAGCGGAAGGAGATGGTGGAGCTACTTGGCTACAGTGATAGCGACTTGGCAGGAGATATTGACGACCGTAAAAGTACCTCGGGCGTGGCATATTTCTTGGGAAGAAGCATAGTGAGTTGGCTATCACAAAAGCAGAAGGTGGTCGCATTATCATCCTGTGAAGCGGAGTATATTGCAGCTGCAACCGCGGCAGGTCAAGGTGTGTGGCTAGAAAGGCTACTCGGTGACCTCACTGACAAGGAACCGGAAGGAGTGGTGCTCTACGTTGACAACAAGTCCACGATTGCTCTATCTTGCAGATATCCTGACCAAGTCTTTGGGGCGACAAAAGTTCACGGAGATGCGGGGAAGGATCGGCGTCCAAGCTGTGAAGTGAGGACATcgtggttggggggggggggggggtgattgtTGGAATCAACCACGGCAGACCAGTCCGGCACGGACTTGGTGCAATCATCCGAGTAGGTTTGGGTTAGCTAGCTTTGTACTAGTATAAATATAGTTGTACCCTATGCCTGTAATCAGATAAAATTAAAAGCAATAAAGTACAAAGGCACGTCACGGGCCTTTAGCCATCAACTCGTGTGTTCTCTCGTCTGTGTTTCCGGCGACTTGTACGTAGCCGCCGGCTGATTGCTAGTTTCAACTAGCTAGCTTTCCACGTACGTCTTCAAGCCAAGAATCGATCCACGTCCACGACTCCGACGGAAAGTACTCGTCTACGAGTAGTGCGACGTATATCGGGACCTAGTGCCAACAATCATGGCGTGCAACTTGCATTCGCGTTTGCAACACACTGGCTCGTTTGCATGCAGCTCTCCAACTACTATTCGTGCTCGTGGGTCAACATGATGAGCTCATCGCCATAGCGCATCTCGCTTTTTTTTGCTTTCATGTTTATATGATTTGCCAAAGTCAGTCTTTGTCAACTGTTTACACTCAGTACATCAACCTTTTGCCGTTGTTTCCATCCTCCTTTAGCTTATTGTTATCAAGCACAAATCTTTATCAAACGCCCCAAATAAACACTTGGCAAAATCTTTGCCGAGTGTCCGGAAAAAACACACTCGGCGAGACTGGCTTTGCCAAAGGGGGTAAGCCAAGTGCATTTTGCCGAATGCAACACTCTTACCGAGTATCTGCAGGCCTTCGTTGGGTATTCCTAGCACTCGGCGAGTGGATTCCAGTAGTGAGCCAAATCCACGATCTTATCCGTGAAGTCGAGATCTCGAACAGAAATCATGTTGTACATGCCCAGTTGAATATGCATCTGATATAATACTATCCTATTGCACTGCGGTCGATCACGATCCGTAGTTGATCGGCGCGCGTGTACCATGCGTGTATATTGTATCCCGTTCGATCGACGCAGCATATCTATGTACTATATCTTATGTGATCCTCCATGACTGTTGGCCGGCCGAACCACCGACATGACAGATGACAACATGCCGCAGCAAAATTAAAGAAGGATCAAAGTAGCAGAGTAATCGAGCAGCTAGCACATGCACACCACGCGGCTAGCTTACAAGTTTAGATGCGTGGCTAGCTCGCTCCAGCCAGATCTCCTATAAATAGTGGCGGTGCCGAGGTGTTGCTTCATCTCAGCGTCATTCATTTCAATCACCGTGTGTGAAAGAATTGAACATGGCTATGAGAGGCAACATTGTCAAGACCTTGGCGTTGATGCTCGTAGTTGTGGGTCTTGTGGCACTCCAGCAAACCCAGCAAGTACAAGCATCCCACTGTTGTTGCCATCTAGACTCCGTCCCTACCTATTTTAAGTGCCGCGAAAAATCTGATAGCACCGTCTCAGAGTGCTGCGGTGCTTCTGATGGCTATGTATCAGACGCTGCTGGATTTGAATGCAAGTCCGGTTATATAGATATAGAGACAGCACTGCAAGGTATGTGAAATGAAGGACCCTGCTTTTCGTCGTACATATTAATTCGGTTTTGCATTCACCGTCGCTTGCAACTCCAGTTAAAATATACCTGTCTAGCTCTATTTGTGCATGGTAGGAAGAATAGATGGATGGATGGAACCTGTTTTTAATTACTAGCTAGCTTGTGAGCTCCATCGATATGTATTTAATTTTTGCTTGCTTACATTTACCTGCATATACGCTGCTGTGCTGCCTACCGGGAATTAGCCGTCAACTACTGCAAGCTGGGGTGCACAGCTTCCTTGTGCAACAAAGTAACTCCATCTGGTAAGGTTCTCGAGATCTTGGTTGCCACTTGGTTTATCACTAACACCAACCTACACCATCACGTGCGCATGCTGCTACAAATCTCTAGGCAATAACCCTGCAATATACAAACAAAATGCATGCATCAGTCAGTCCCCCAGGAACTCTCGTAGTACTAGTAAAAGTCCCACCTATATAACTCATTGCTCGCATGTACTCTCTCTCTTCCcgtaagtctttctagagatttcaacaagtgactacatacggaataAAATGCgagtgaatctacattctaaaatatgtctacatacattagtatgtcgtaatccatttgaaatgtgtaaaaagacttatatttaggaacggagggagtatgatgtatcACCTAATTAATATATATTTTTCATACCGATGTAGGGAAAGATGCCACGGAACGCTGCACTAGTGGATGCCACGATCTGTGCACCAAGAACAATGCCGAAATTGCGCAAGTCGTCATGGCTTAACTAGTTATGCCAAAGAGCTGCATCTGACAAGCCCGCCAAGGAGTGTTTATGTTGCCTTCAATAATTGGTGCCAAATCCAATAAGGATCATGAGCTGTATGATGCATCTTCCTGCAAGGATGTATAGTGCTCGATCATCATTTCTTGTTAAATGTTTCATGTTGTATCCTTGGCAAATGGCATGACGCCATGCTTTTAGTGAAATCTTGTTTAGTTTGCAAATTATTATGGTGCTTTGTTCTAGCGAGTCATCTTGCTTTTTGTTCTTCCTTTTCATAGGGGTAACCAATGTTGTGGTTGGCAAGGGGTCTTATGAGGTTAATCAAAGCATGGGCGGTCAATTAGTGTTTCAGCCATCGCCCATGTGTAgggatgaaaatggagtggaagtTTCTGCTTTTCCAGAGAAAAAGGAAATGGAGAGGAAATAtgaaaacagaaacagaaattTGCAAATCTgaaatggaaatggaattttTTATGCGGAAACGGAAACAAAAACGGAAATTGTGTTTTCCGGTGGAACACACGTGGAAACGGAACTTTCCGTTTCCGTTAATATGGAATTTCCGTTTCTACTATAGGCCCATGGCTGCTTTGTAGCCTAACTACCAAACAACACACAATGACACAATGAGTAGAATGAGCAAAAGGTATCAGT is drawn from Aegilops tauschii subsp. strangulata cultivar AL8/78 chromosome 1, Aet v6.0, whole genome shotgun sequence and contains these coding sequences:
- the LOC109747992 gene encoding probable thionin-2.3, which encodes MAMRGNIVKTLALMLVVVGLVALQQTQQVQASHCCCHLDSVPTYFKCREKSDSTVSECCGASDGYVSDAAGFECKSGYIDIETALQAVNYCKLGCTASLCNKVTPSGKDATERCTSGCHDLCTKNNAEIAQVVMA